A stretch of the Lolium perenne isolate Kyuss_39 chromosome 3, Kyuss_2.0, whole genome shotgun sequence genome encodes the following:
- the LOC127339926 gene encoding UDP-glycosyltransferase 73C12-like, protein MYQGHLIPAVDTALLLATHGALASVVATPYNTARICPTINFARQSGLPIRLVELPLDCAAVGLPDGADDVDKIPAELHANYFSALELLAAPLERHLRAHPPYPTCIVSDFCHAWTVGVAANLHVPRLSFFSMCAFCLLCQHNLERFNTYDGVTDDNEPVVVPGVERRIEVTRAQAPGFFRSPGFDHLADGVERALAHADGVVMNSFLEMEPEYVAGYVAARKMKVWTIGPVSLYHRHAATLAARGHTTTAVASDECVRWLDGKEARSVVYVSFGSIVHADPKQLVELGLGLEASGHPFVWVLKNPGYYGDEVREFLGGLEERIAGRGMLIRGWAPQVLILNHAAVGGFVTHCGWNSTLEAIAAGLPLVTWPHFSDQFWNEKLAVEVLGIGVSIGVKEPVVWQLVEKEIVVGREVVEEAVRSIMDGGGEGEERRRKALALSEKARAAVQEGGSSLANLLDLIKRFEVDAGVCVEQ, encoded by the coding sequence ATGTACCAGGGGCACCTGATCCCGGCGGTGGACACCGCGCTGCTGCTGGCCACCCACGGCGCCCTCGCCAGCGTCGTGGCAACGCCGTACAATACGGCGCGCATCTGCCCGACGATCAACTTCGCCAGGCAGTCCGGCCTGCCGATCCGGCTCGTGGAGCTCCCGCTCGACTGCGCTGCCGTGGGCCTGCCCGACGGAGCCGACGACGTCGACAAGATACCGGCGGAACTCCACGCGAACTACTTCAGCGCGCTCGAGCTCCTCGCGGCGCCGCTCGAGCGCCACCTCCGCGCGCACCCGCCGTACCCGACGTGCATCGTGTCCGACTTCTGCCACGCCTGGACCGTAGGTGTCGCCGCGAACCTCCATGTCCCGCGGCTAAGCTTCTTCAGCATGTGCGCGTTCTGCCTCCTGTGCCAGCACAACCTGGAGAGGTTCAACACGTACGACGGCGTGACCGACGACAACGAGCCGGTGGTCGTGCCGGGCGTGGAGAGGAGGATCGAGGTGACGAGGGCCCAGGCCCCTGGGTTCTTCCGTTCTCCTGGATTCGACCACCTAGCCGACGGCGTCGAGCGCGCGCTGGCCCATGCAGACGGCGTCGTCATGAACTCCTTCCTGGAGATGGAGCCGGAGTACGTCGCCGGGTACGTGGCCGCCAGGAAGATGAAGGTGTGGACCATCGGCCCTGTCTCGCTGTACCACCGGCACGCCGCCACGCTGGCAGCGAGAGGGCACACCACCACCGCCGTTGCTTCCGACGAGTGCGTCCGGTGGCTGGACGGCAAGGAGGCCAGGTCCGTCGTGTACGTGAGCTTCGGGAGCATCGTGCACGCGGACCCGAAGCAGTTGGTGGAGCTCGGGCTCGGGCTCGAGGCGTCGGGCCACCCGTTCGTCTGGGTCCTGAAGAACCCCGGATACTACGGCGATGAGGTGCGCGAGTTCCTCGGCGGCCTCGAGGAGCGCATCGCCGGGCGCGGCATGCTGATCAGAGGGTGGGCGCCGCAGGTGCTGATCCTGAACCACGCGGCGGTGGGCGGCTTCGTGACGCACTGCGGGTGGAACTCCACGCTGGAGGCGATCGCGGCCGGGCTGCCGCTGGTGACGTGGCCTCACTTCTCTGACCAGTTCTGGAACGAGAAACTGGCCGTGGAGGTGCTCGGGATCGGCGTCAGCATCGGGGTCAAGGAGCCGGTGGTGTGGCAGTTGGTGGAGAAGGAGATCGTGGTGGggagagaggtggtggaggaggcggtGAGGAGCATCATGGATGGAGGAGGTGagggggaggagaggaggaggaaggCACTGGCGCTGTCGGAGAAGGCACGGGCGGCCGTGCAGGAGGGCGGATCGTCGCTTGCTAACCTGCTTGATTTGATCAAGCGTTTCGAGGTGGACGCGGGAGTTTGTGTTGAACAATAG